A segment of the Sulfolobales archaeon genome:
GGATGGTTCACCAGTTATATCCTGGATCTGGAGGACATTCTCTATATTGGCTAGCTCCCTTGCAACAGATTCGAGCTTCTTAGGATCTACCTTGATGAATATAAACGCCCTCACCTTGAAGCCCAGCCTCTGATAATCTATGATCGATACCACCTTCTTTATAAGCCCCATCTGCTTGAGCCTCCTAACCCTTATATATGCTGTTGATGGACTCATATTAAGTCTCTTGCCAAGCTCTACGAAAGTTATGTTTCCCTCCTCCTGCAGCACCTCTAGTATTTTTAGATCCTTCTCATCTATCTCAGACATGGCTTACACCCCCACTTTATATCATTAAAAAGTTTAGCTATAAAGCTTTTAAATCTATCCTCGAGCAGGTGCTCAGAGTATAGACTTTTCTATTATATCGAGCAGCTAGATTTATTATGTAAATATTTAATATTATTTGGAGTTGGGTATGGATAGCAATACTCTTAGCAAGATTATCGAGCAGCTAGATCCCCAGGAAAGGATCGTGTTTGAGTATTTTAGGAA
Coding sequences within it:
- a CDS encoding Lrp/AsnC family transcriptional regulator; this encodes MSEIDEKDLKILEVLQEEGNITFVELGKRLNMSPSTAYIRVRRLKQMGLIKKVVSIIDYQRLGFKVRAFIFIKVDPKKLESVARELANIENVLQIQDITGEPS